TTGAGACACTTCCTTTATATGAGTCTCTCGGCGACTTTCGTTGGACGGCGGACCTGATTCTTTCAACCTGGTATATGGCTGAGACCGGCGAAGTGCCGGATGGTGAACTCAATTACATAACAGGAAACTCGGGCGGCGGGTTCGACAAGATCGACTTCGTATTTCCTGAAGGCGGCAAGCAGACCGATCCGAAAGAGATCAATACATCCATTCCACTCAATCGCAGGGAGGATGGCAGACCCAAGATCACCATCGATCTGCCTATATACGGCGGCGGAATGTCATTCGGGTCAGTCAGTCCTGTGACTATTTTGAGCAAGGCTCGCGCTGCTGCTGCTTGGAACATCTTCTCCTGCACCGGCGAGGGCGGTTATATCGAGCGTCTGGTTCCATATAAAGACCATATGATTACCCAGGTCGCGACGGGTCTGTTCGGCGTGCGCGAAGAGACCATAAGGCGCGCGCGGATTGTCGAGTTCAAGTATGCGCAGGGTGCAAAACCGGGTCTGGGAGGCCATCTGCTGGGTGACAAGAACACGCCCGCCGTTGCAGCTATGCGTGGAGCCGTGCCCGGAACGTCGCTATTCTCGCCGTTCCCGTTCCATAGTGTCTACTCAATTGAGGACCACAAGAAGCATATCGACTGGATCAGACACGTCAACCCTAATGCACTGGTATCGGCCAAAGTTTCCACTCCTGTAGACGTAGATATGGTTGCTGTGGGGTCATATTTCGCTGGAGCCAATATAGTCCATCTGGACGGCAGCTACGGCGGGACCGGTGCAGCTCCCGAGATCGCCAAGAAGAACATTGCTATGCCGATTGAATACGCCATTCCTAAGGTCTCGCGGTTCTTGGTTGAAGAGGGAATTCGGGACAAGGTCACTCTCATCGTAAGCGGCGGCATTCGGACGGCATATGATGTGACAAAAGCGATTGCCCTCGGCGCGGACGGTGTAGTTATCGGCACGCCCGAGATGGTTGCGCTTGGCTGCATAAGGTGCGGCAGGTGCGAGTCCGGCAGAGGCTGCGCGCGTGGTATCGCTACAACAGATACCGAGATGGTCAAAAAGATGGACATCGAGTGGGGCACACAGAGACTTATCAACATGCTTCACGCATGGCGCACTCAAATAGTGGATATTCTAAGCCGGTTCGGCATGAGCGATATAAGCGAACTTCGCGGCAGGACTGATTTACTAAAGCATCAAGATTATGAGTAAACAGGCCATAGGTAACAGGCCTCAGATTATTGCCTGTTGCCTGTTACCTGTTACCTAAGGACTTAATAATGGACGACTTTGCGGACAAGTTAAAAAATAGCAGGCAGTGGATGATGGAGGGCTACAGCCCGTCCGAACCGCCGCACACCGAGGAAGAAGGCGGATGCGGAGTTACAGGGTTTGCCTGTTCCATACCTGTCGGCGGTAGGCATATATATGAGCCGTCCGTGCAGATGCACAATCGCGGCAACGGCAAGGGTGGCGGAATCGCAGCTGTGGGTATGGTGCCGGAGCAGCTCGGCGTTTCAAGGGATATCTTGACCAATGACTACATCCTGCAGGTCGCTCTGTTGGATTCATCTGCCAGGAATGCAGTCGAAGCGGACTATGTTAATCCCATGTTCGATATTCATCATGCCGAGCAGGTCGGCCACATCGACAACTGGCAGGATATCGAAGGGCTGCCGGTCTGCCCGCCTGAGATCTGCCGTTACTTTGTAAAACCAAAGAAAGACGTGCTGGCTGCCTTTGCACAAAAGCGCGGCCTTGATGGCTTATCCCAGCGTGATATAGAGGAAGAGTTCCTCTTCCAGAACGCATTTGAGCTTAACAATAAGTATTACGCTGCTATGGGCGATAAGCAGGCGTTTGTGATGAGCCAGGGCCGCAACATGATGATTCTCAAGATCGTCGGTTACGCCGAGCAGATCGTAACATACTATCAGCTAGAAGACTTCCAGGCGCATGTTTGGATTGCTCACCAGAGGTACCCTACACGCGGACGTGTGTGGCACCCAGGCGGCGCGCACCCGTTCTGCGGAATGAATGAAGCCTTGGTGCATAATGGCGACTTCGCGAACTACTATTCGGTGTGCGAATATCTGGCTCAGAGAAATATCAAGCCGCTGTTTTTGACCGATACAGAGGTTTCTATTCTGGTTTTTGACCTCTGGAGCAGAGTCTATAAGTATCCGTTGGAATATATCATCGAAGGCCTGGCACCCACCAGTGAGCGCGACTTCGATATGCTGCCGCGCGAGAAGCAGGAAGTATATAAGCGGATCCAGCAGGACCACATCCATGCATCACCGGACGGCCCGTGGTTCTTTATTATCGCCAGAAATGATGTCGACAACGATGCGTTCCAACTGCTTGGTATCACCGATACGGCTATGCTCAGGCCGCAGGTATTTGCTCTGCAGGACGGTGATGTCCAGATCGGCCTAATTTGCTCAGAAAAGCAGGCTATTGATGCTACTCTAGCCAGCCTGGCGCGCGAAGACAGCCGGTTTTGCAAGATAGCCGACAATTATTGGAACGCCCGCGGCGGCAGTTATACTGACGGCGGAACGTTCGTCTTCACTCTCAAGCATAAGGACGATGGATCATATAAACTGAGCTGCGCAGACAAGTTCGGCAGGCAGCGCAAGGCAGACAGTGGAGAACGAAAAACAGGTGAGCCTGTTTCTATAGATGAAGTATCTGCAAATATTCCGGCGCTGCTTGCTGATGAGAGTGGGATGTCGCTCTTTAAGGCGCTAAAGAAAGCTACGGCTGGAATGAGCCTTGAAGAATTCAAGAGCCTGTGCGGCTCTATTATCTCCAGCATCGAGAGCGACGACCAGCGTCCCGCTGCAATCAATGGCTTAACGCTTATGATCGACCGCCGCTATCCCACCGGCCTGAACAGACATGCAAGAATTGTCGAAGCTGTAATCAATACGCTCACGGCTATATTTGAGTCGGTGCCGTCCATAGTAAACGGCGGCAGTTCGAAATATGTCCGCGTAGACTGGGAGACACGCGACGCAGTAAGGGCTCCGATTGGCGATGAGGAAGTGTTGATCGTCAACGGTCATGACTTCCCGCCGGAGGGCGATGAGTGCGACGCCCGTCTTGTCTACGAAGCCTATGAAAAAGGCTGGAAGAGGTTCATCTGCCACAGCTATATCGGACAGAGGTTCCTTGGCGCAGGCTTGGGACCTGGATCGATCGACTGCCGGATCGACGCTTACGGCAGCACCGGTGACTACCTTGCATCGGGGCTTGACGGCGCGGTGATAGTTGTCCATGGCAATGCTCAGGATCAACTCGCGCAGATCATGCGAGGCGGCAAGCTGGTAATTCACGGCGACGTCGGCCAGACATTCATGTATGGCGCAAAGGGCGGAGACGTATTCATCAGAGGCAATGCCGCGGGAAGACCGTTAATCAACGCGGTCGGCTGCCCGAGAGCGATCATAAACGGCACATGCCTGGACTTCTTGGCTGAGTCGTTTATGGCCGGTGACCCGCTGACTGGCGGCGGGTTCGTAATACTGAACGGCGTGAAGCTGGACAGCGACGGCAACATCATCGATCTCGATACGCCATATTCAGGCTCGAACCTGTTCTCGCTGGCATCAGGCGGCGCTATCTATGTCCGTGATCCGCACAGCACTCTCGATGATGAGCAACTCAACGGCGGCGAGTATTATGAGCTTACCGACGCCGATTGGGAGTTGATTGAGCCTTATCTGGAAGAAAATGCGCGGCTCTTCGATATATCCGTCGACCGTCTGCTCACCGTGGACGGGACAACTCTAGAACCCAAACAGGTCTATCGCAAGGTCGCTCCTGCGCGCAAAGCTGTTCCGGCGGGTCTTGCAGACGATGATGCAACGGGCTATGACGAAGACGACGGCCTGGGCGGATAGTTCTAATTTAGTATATCGGATTTTGTATTGATTATTTGATGAGGACTTAAATGAGTAACTCGGCAACGATTACAAAAATAGATCAGAGCCTGCTTGAGAAGCTCGACCCCAAGGGTGAGCTGAACCTGGCGTCCTGTCTGCAGTGCGGACGATGCTCAGCGGGATGCACGATGCGCCTGGAGACAGACATTCTCCCGCATCAGATGAACCGGATGGTACTGCTGGGCATGGAAGAAGAACTGCTTTCGAGTAAGGCCATATGGACATGTGCGTCGTGCCATACATGCGTGTCGCGTTGCCCGATGAAGGTCAACACTCCAGCGCTTGTCGACAGGCTTCGCGAGATGGCCAATAGCGCTCCGACTCAGGATCTGGAGAAGATCAGGACCTTTAATGACGAGATGCTCAAGTCGATGAAGCTCTTTGGGCGGGTCTACGAGATGGGCATGATGGGATTTTATAAGATGCGCACGCGGGATTTCTTTAGCGATCTGAACAAATTCCCGACCATGCTCGCCAAAGGCAAGATGAAGATATTCCCGCCGCGCACTCGGGCGCGCAAGGCGGTCGCCACTATATTCAACCGGGTGCATCGTGTACGGAGGGCTAAATGATGAAGTATTCATTCTTTCCGGGCTGTTCCATGGAGTCGACCGCTCACGACTTTGAGATGTCCACCCTGGCGGTAGCAAAAGCCTTAGGAATACAGATGCATGAGCTGCCGGACTGGAGCTGCTGCGGTTCGACCCCGGCGCATGCCACAGATTCGCTTTTGGCTGCGTCTCTTCCGGCTCGGAACCTGGCTATAGCACAGGAACTCGGCAGCGACCTGATCGTCTGCTGTGCATCATGTTACGGCAGACTGGCGACAGCCAGCCGTGACCTGGCTCAGGATGCAAACCTTCGTGCTCAAGTCTCTGAGATTATTGGAAAAGAATACGCTGGAAAAGTGAGGGTCAGACACTTTTTGCAAGTGCTGCGCGACGACTATGGCATCCCGGAGATCAAGGACAGCGTGGTCAAGAGCCTGGATGGTCTTAAGGTGGCATGCTATTATGGCTGCCTGCTCACCAGGCCAAAAGAACTCAGCATTTTGGATGATCCAGAAGACCCGCAGGTGCTGGAAGACATTCTCTTAGCGATTGGGGCTGATCCTGTTGAGTGGCCATATAAGACAGAGTGCTGCGGCGCCAGCTTTTCGATCACTCGCACCGATACCGTAAAGCACCTGGCAGGGGACATACTTCGTATGGCGAAAAAGAGTGGGGCAGACTGCATAGCAGTGGCGTGTCCTCTGTGCCAGAGCAATCTGGATTTGCGCCAGTCCGATATTGAAAAAGAGACCGGCGAGAAGATTGACCTGCCTGTGTTCTTCTTTACCCAACTCTTGGGTAAGGCGCTCGGGCTTTCGGACTCTGAGCTTGGAATAAACAAACTAATGGTAAGCCCCAGTTTTACCATTTGATATTTAGTATTTTATATCTATTATTTGTGTGTTTTTTGCGCTTTCGCAATTAGTGAGGCTGATTATGGCAATCAATAAATCGGAAAATGACCCCGTGGGGGCGGTAATGGTCGCTGGGGGCGGCATAGCCGGGATTCAAGCGTCGCTGGACCTTGCGAACTCTGGTTATAAGGTCTACCTGGTTGAGAAGTCGCCGACAGTCGGCGGCAAGATGGCTCAGCTCGATAAGACCTTCCCAACGGGCGACTGTGCCACTTGTATCATATCGCCGAAGCTGGTTGAATGTTCGCGAAACCTCAATATCGAAATAATCCCTCAGTCTCAAGTGGAAGAGCTTTCCGGCAAACCGGGCAATTTCAAGATCAAACTCAAGCAGAGAGCGCGATTTGTGGATATAAATAAGTGCAGTGCCTGCGGCGACTGCGAAAAAGTATGCCCGATAAATGTGCCGGACCCGTTCAACAGGGGCCTTTCTAGGCACACGGCGATCCACAAAGTGACCGCCCAGGCAGTGCCGAATGCGTATGTAATCGAAAAGCGAGACAGGCCGCCATGTGTGAGCGCCTGCCCTATGGGCCAGAACGTGCAGGCTTATGTCGCCCTCATCGCCAAAGGTAAGTTTGCAGAGGCAGCCGAGATTATCAAGCGGGACAACCCGCTTCCGCTTATCTGCGGTTATGTCTGTCATAGACCCTGCGAAAGCGAGTGCCAGCAGGGAAGATACGGTGAACCCATATCTATCAGAGACCTCAAGCGTTTCGCTATTGAGCATGCTCCAGAAGGGGAGAAAGCCGACGCCCAACAGCCGACACCCAACGCCTCCAAGGTGGCAATAATCGGCTCAGGGCCAGCGGGTCTTGCTGCAGCAGACTATCTGGCTAGAAACGGCTATGCAGTCACGATTTATGAGGCTATGGGCATGCCGGGTGGTATGATGAGGGCAGGCATCCCTGATTTCCGCCTCCCGCGTAATGTGCTCGACAGCCAGATCAAAGATATTCTTGACCTGGGCGTGGAACTCAAGTGCAATTCGCCTATCGGCAAAGATATAACGATAGACAGTCTTCTTAATGATGGTTACAAGGCTGTGTTTGCAGCAGTCGGCGCTCAAAAGAGTACTGATCTCGGAATAAAAGGTGAAGAGCTTAGGAGCGTAAGGCCAGGAATAGAGTTTATCAAACAGGTGAACCTGGGCGAAAAGGTCTCGCTGGGCAGCAAAGTTGCCGTCATTGGCGCAGGTAATGCGGCCATGGATATAGCGCGGGCAGCTGTCCGCCTGGGCTCAAAGGACGTCACAATTGTCTACCGCCGGACCAAGCGCGAGATGCCCGCCGACCCGGTCGAGGTTGAAGACGCCATCAAAGAGGGAGTTAAGTTTGTCTTCCTCACCAACCCCAAACGGTTCGTGGGCAAAGACGGCAAGCTCACAGGCATCGAATGCTTGGATATGAAACTCTCGGACGAGCGCGATGCATCCGGCAGGCGCAGACCTGTTGCGGTCGAGGACTCCGAGCATATTATTGACTGTGATGATGCGATCCTTGCTACAGGCCAGATGGTGGACCTGAACTTTATGACCGGCTGTGAGCTTGGAGTCAACAAATGGGGTCTGCTCAATGTGGACCGTGTGACCCTTGCCACCGATAAGCCCGGAGTATTCGCGGGTGGCGATGTAGTTGCAGGTGCAGGGACTTTGAGCGAAGCTGTAGCTGCAGGCAAGCGTGCCGCAGTTTCGATAGAGAGATATCTCAAGGGCGAAGATATGGCCGAGGGGCGAGATGCCGACAGCCGTATCTGGACAGACGATAAGCACCGTGAACTCGAACTTGCCCAGAACCGTGAAAAGCGTCTCAAGAGCAAGCGTGTTCAGCCGGACCAACCGGATGGTTCATATTCCGAGGCAAAAGCGATTGAAGAAGCCAGCCGGTGCCTGGCATGCGGAATCTGCTGTGAATGTGGCGAGTGCGTCAAAGCATGTCTAGTCAAAGCGATAGATCACAATATGAAAGACTCCTATCGTGAGCTGGAGGTCGGGGCAGTCGTGCTTGCTCCTGGTTACGAAGAGTTCGACGCCAGGCTGCGCGGAGAGTTCGGGTTCGGTAGATATGCGAATGTCGTCACCAATGTCCAGTTTGAAAGGCTGCTTTCTGCAGGAGGCCCGTATCAAGGCCACCTCCAGAGGATATCGGATGGTAAAGACCTCAAGAAGATAGCTTTCATTCAATGCGTTGGCTCGCGTGATGCAGCCAACAACCGGCCATACTGTTCTTCGGTCTGTTGTATGGCAGCAGTAAAAGAGTCTGTGGTTGCGCAGGACCATACACCGGGGTTGGAGACTACTATCTTTTACACAGACATCCGCGCATTCGGCAAGGACTTTGACAGATACTACGAGCGCGCCAAGACTGGCGGTGTACGCTTCGAGCGCAGTCAGATATCGCGTGTAGTTGAGATGCCGGATACTAAGAGCTTAAGGCTTTCATATCTCAAAGACGGCAAGCCGGTCGATGAAGAGTTCGACATGGTGATCCTCTCCACAGGCATGAGACCCAGCGAAGAGGCTCTGCGCACTGCAAAAGCAGTCGGAATTGAGCTAAATGAATGCGGGTTCTGTAAGTCGGATGAGTTTGCGACAGTAGCCACCAGCCGTGATGGAATCTTCGTGGCCGGTGCATTCCAGGAGCCTAAAGACATTCCTGAGACAGTTACTCAGGCGAGTGCTGCTGCAGCCATGGCAATGGAGATACTCTCGCCAGCCCGTGGAACACTGGTCACGCACAAACAGTATCCAAAAGAGCGCGACGTCATCGACGAAGTGCCCAGAATAGGCGTCTTTATCTGCCACTGCGGGATCAACATCGCAAGTGTGGTGGATGTGGAGAAAGTCGTCGATGCGGCCAAGACTATGCCGTTTGTCGCTTTTGCCGACCACCAGATGTATGCCTGCGCGGACAATACTCAGGATTATATGAAACAGATCATCGATGAGTATAACCTTAACCGTCTGATTGTAGCATCGTGCACACCTCGCACCCATGAGGCGCTCTTCAGGGAGACAGCCCGCGAATGCGAACTCAACCCGTATCTGGTGGATATGGCGAATATCCGTGACCAATGTTCATGGGTCCACTCGAAGGAGCCTGAGTCTGCGACCGCCAAAGCCATCGACCTGGTCAGGATGGCTGTCGGCAGATCGGCAAAGCTGACTGGTCTTGAAACAGAGGAACTGCCTGTCGTGCAGACCGCTGTAGTGATCGGTGGCGGATCCAGTGGAATGAGTTCGGCATTGAGCCTTGCAAAGCAGGGCTTCCTAGTCAATCTGATAGAGAAATCAGATAAGCTCGGCGGAAGGCTTGCCTCAGGTAAACTACGGGATAAGCTGATCGCCGATGTCGAGAAGCATCCGATGATAAGAACGTTCCTATCGTCGAAGGTCGAAAAGCTCAATGGATTCGTCGGCAATTTCACCAGTGAAGTAAAGACGCCCGAAGGAATGGTAGAGATCGAGCACGGCGCAATGATCGTTGCAACAGGTGGACGCGAGTATAAGCCGACTGAGTATCTCTATGGTCAGGACAAGCGTGTCATGACCCAGCGTGAGCTTGAGAATAAGTTCTCGCTGGTGAGTGAACTGGCCGCCAGACCTACTGTAGCTATGATCCAATGCGTGGGCTCGCGAAATGAGCAGAGACCGTTTTGCAGCCGGTCTTGCTGCACTGACGCAGTCAAAAACGCAATCCGTATAAAGGAGATGCGGCCGGACGCGAAAGTGGTCGTACTCTATAGAGATATGCGAACTTACGGCTTCAATGAGCTGTTTTACCAGAAGGCTCGTGAGATGGGTGTTATTTTCCTGAGATATGACCCTGAGAACCCGCCGGAAGTGGCTGGCGGCGACAAGCTCAATCTCAAGTTTATGGAGACTGAGCTCAACACTCCAGTAAGTCTGGATGTGAATATGCTGCTGCTTTCAGTCGGCACATCGCCTGCGGTGGAAAATCAGGAGATATCTGACCTGGCGAAGCTCCCACTCAATGCGGACGGTTTCTTCCTGGAGGCGCATGTAAAACTGCGCCCTGTGGACTTCGCATCCGAAGGTATATTCCTTTGTGGAAGTTCTCATTCACCCAAGAGCACAATAGAGAACATTCAGCAGGGCAGGGCCGCAGCAGGAAGAGCCGCAACAATATTATCAAAGAAGACTCTGACTGTTGGCGGCCAGGTGAGCGTAGTGGACACAAGAAAGTGCGTATCGTGTCTGACATGCGTGAAGGTTTGTCCATATGGCGCACCTGAGGTGAGCAAAGTCAACGGCAAGAACCGGGTCGAGATTCAGGCGGCTAAGTGTATGGGCTGCGGGAGCTGCGCTTCGGCATGCCCCGCCAAGGCCATTGAGCTGCATCATTTTATGGACAAACAGGTGAAATCCGCTATTGAGGCGCTGCTTAGCACATAACTAGAGAACTAAGAATTGAGAGTTCGATCATATGGATAATTTTGAACCAAAAATACTGGCGCTGTGCTGTCATTACTGCGCATATGCCGCTGCAGACCTCGCAGGTTCCATGTGGCTGCAATATCCGGCAAATGTGCGTGTACTGAGGCTCCCGTGCACCGGCAAGGTGGACCCGGGCTATATCATGACCGCATTTGAGAAGGGTGTCGATGGCGTGCTCGTGGCCGGCTGCCTCGAAGGCGGTTGTCACTTCCAGGAAGGCAACCTGCGAGCACGAAGACGCGTCGAGCTTGTCCGGGAGATGCTGGATGAAGCCGGAATAGAAAAAGACAGGCTGGAGATGTTCAATCTCTCCTCCGCTGAAGGACCCAGGTTTGCTGAAATAGTCGGGATAATGGCCGACCGGATTAAAAAACTCGGGCCGAGTCCGCTCCGTGCCAATGCAGAAACCAAGGAAAGAATAGTCGTCTCAACAAAATAGCGCTAATGCAGTTACGGCTCGGCAGGAACATTTCATCTGTTGCCCATTGCCTGTTGCCTTAGGAGATAAAAATGATCGTTGCACAAAGAAAAAATATTAAAGAACTGAAAGATATCCTGGCGCAGTACAAGCGCATACTGGTGCTGGGCTGTGGTACATGCGTCACTGTCTGTCTTGCCGGCGGCGAGCGTGAGGTCGGAATGATTAGTTCTGCCCTGCGGATCGCATACAAGCTCGATGAGCAGGAGCATGATATACAAGAACTGACAATCGAGCGCCAGTGCGAAAACGAGTTCTTCGAGGACGCCATAGAGGCTGTCCAGAACGTAGACGCAGTGCT
The DNA window shown above is from bacterium and carries:
- a CDS encoding FAD-dependent oxidoreductase, whose product is MAINKSENDPVGAVMVAGGGIAGIQASLDLANSGYKVYLVEKSPTVGGKMAQLDKTFPTGDCATCIISPKLVECSRNLNIEIIPQSQVEELSGKPGNFKIKLKQRARFVDINKCSACGDCEKVCPINVPDPFNRGLSRHTAIHKVTAQAVPNAYVIEKRDRPPCVSACPMGQNVQAYVALIAKGKFAEAAEIIKRDNPLPLICGYVCHRPCESECQQGRYGEPISIRDLKRFAIEHAPEGEKADAQQPTPNASKVAIIGSGPAGLAAADYLARNGYAVTIYEAMGMPGGMMRAGIPDFRLPRNVLDSQIKDILDLGVELKCNSPIGKDITIDSLLNDGYKAVFAAVGAQKSTDLGIKGEELRSVRPGIEFIKQVNLGEKVSLGSKVAVIGAGNAAMDIARAAVRLGSKDVTIVYRRTKREMPADPVEVEDAIKEGVKFVFLTNPKRFVGKDGKLTGIECLDMKLSDERDASGRRRPVAVEDSEHIIDCDDAILATGQMVDLNFMTGCELGVNKWGLLNVDRVTLATDKPGVFAGGDVVAGAGTLSEAVAAGKRAAVSIERYLKGEDMAEGRDADSRIWTDDKHRELELAQNREKRLKSKRVQPDQPDGSYSEAKAIEEASRCLACGICCECGECVKACLVKAIDHNMKDSYRELEVGAVVLAPGYEEFDARLRGEFGFGRYANVVTNVQFERLLSAGGPYQGHLQRISDGKDLKKIAFIQCVGSRDAANNRPYCSSVCCMAAVKESVVAQDHTPGLETTIFYTDIRAFGKDFDRYYERAKTGGVRFERSQISRVVEMPDTKSLRLSYLKDGKPVDEEFDMVILSTGMRPSEEALRTAKAVGIELNECGFCKSDEFATVATSRDGIFVAGAFQEPKDIPETVTQASAAAAMAMEILSPARGTLVTHKQYPKERDVIDEVPRIGVFICHCGINIASVVDVEKVVDAAKTMPFVAFADHQMYACADNTQDYMKQIIDEYNLNRLIVASCTPRTHEALFRETARECELNPYLVDMANIRDQCSWVHSKEPESATAKAIDLVRMAVGRSAKLTGLETEELPVVQTAVVIGGGSSGMSSALSLAKQGFLVNLIEKSDKLGGRLASGKLRDKLIADVEKHPMIRTFLSSKVEKLNGFVGNFTSEVKTPEGMVEIEHGAMIVATGGREYKPTEYLYGQDKRVMTQRELENKFSLVSELAARPTVAMIQCVGSRNEQRPFCSRSCCTDAVKNAIRIKEMRPDAKVVVLYRDMRTYGFNELFYQKAREMGVIFLRYDPENPPEVAGGDKLNLKFMETELNTPVSLDVNMLLLSVGTSPAVENQEISDLAKLPLNADGFFLEAHVKLRPVDFASEGIFLCGSSHSPKSTIENIQQGRAAAGRAATILSKKTLTVGGQVSVVDTRKCVSCLTCVKVCPYGAPEVSKVNGKNRVEIQAAKCMGCGSCASACPAKAIELHHFMDKQVKSAIEALLST
- a CDS encoding glutamate synthase, with the translated sequence MDDFADKLKNSRQWMMEGYSPSEPPHTEEEGGCGVTGFACSIPVGGRHIYEPSVQMHNRGNGKGGGIAAVGMVPEQLGVSRDILTNDYILQVALLDSSARNAVEADYVNPMFDIHHAEQVGHIDNWQDIEGLPVCPPEICRYFVKPKKDVLAAFAQKRGLDGLSQRDIEEEFLFQNAFELNNKYYAAMGDKQAFVMSQGRNMMILKIVGYAEQIVTYYQLEDFQAHVWIAHQRYPTRGRVWHPGGAHPFCGMNEALVHNGDFANYYSVCEYLAQRNIKPLFLTDTEVSILVFDLWSRVYKYPLEYIIEGLAPTSERDFDMLPREKQEVYKRIQQDHIHASPDGPWFFIIARNDVDNDAFQLLGITDTAMLRPQVFALQDGDVQIGLICSEKQAIDATLASLAREDSRFCKIADNYWNARGGSYTDGGTFVFTLKHKDDGSYKLSCADKFGRQRKADSGERKTGEPVSIDEVSANIPALLADESGMSLFKALKKATAGMSLEEFKSLCGSIISSIESDDQRPAAINGLTLMIDRRYPTGLNRHARIVEAVINTLTAIFESVPSIVNGGSSKYVRVDWETRDAVRAPIGDEEVLIVNGHDFPPEGDECDARLVYEAYEKGWKRFICHSYIGQRFLGAGLGPGSIDCRIDAYGSTGDYLASGLDGAVIVVHGNAQDQLAQIMRGGKLVIHGDVGQTFMYGAKGGDVFIRGNAAGRPLINAVGCPRAIINGTCLDFLAESFMAGDPLTGGGFVILNGVKLDSDGNIIDLDTPYSGSNLFSLASGGAIYVRDPHSTLDDEQLNGGEYYELTDADWELIEPYLEENARLFDISVDRLLTVDGTTLEPKQVYRKVAPARKAVPAGLADDDATGYDEDDGLGG
- a CDS encoding hydrogenase iron-sulfur subunit, coding for MDNFEPKILALCCHYCAYAAADLAGSMWLQYPANVRVLRLPCTGKVDPGYIMTAFEKGVDGVLVAGCLEGGCHFQEGNLRARRRVELVREMLDEAGIEKDRLEMFNLSSAEGPRFAEIVGIMADRIKKLGPSPLRANAETKERIVVSTK
- a CDS encoding CoB--CoM heterodisulfide reductase iron-sulfur subunit B family protein: MMKYSFFPGCSMESTAHDFEMSTLAVAKALGIQMHELPDWSCCGSTPAHATDSLLAASLPARNLAIAQELGSDLIVCCASCYGRLATASRDLAQDANLRAQVSEIIGKEYAGKVRVRHFLQVLRDDYGIPEIKDSVVKSLDGLKVACYYGCLLTRPKELSILDDPEDPQVLEDILLAIGADPVEWPYKTECCGASFSITRTDTVKHLAGDILRMAKKSGADCIAVACPLCQSNLDLRQSDIEKETGEKIDLPVFFFTQLLGKALGLSDSELGINKLMVSPSFTI
- a CDS encoding alpha-hydroxy-acid oxidizing protein, whose translation is MSITIDPHRKVKPAPDTGLPGPVREVKPAPDRWRNSLGKYRVRRFDELCIKCGKCAEICPRGVHVMPEGYAGFKRPFDSRCTAGICKENGTYCVDVCPQKALRIETLPLYESLGDFRWTADLILSTWYMAETGEVPDGELNYITGNSGGGFDKIDFVFPEGGKQTDPKEINTSIPLNRREDGRPKITIDLPIYGGGMSFGSVSPVTILSKARAAAAWNIFSCTGEGGYIERLVPYKDHMITQVATGLFGVREETIRRARIVEFKYAQGAKPGLGGHLLGDKNTPAVAAMRGAVPGTSLFSPFPFHSVYSIEDHKKHIDWIRHVNPNALVSAKVSTPVDVDMVAVGSYFAGANIVHLDGSYGGTGAAPEIAKKNIAMPIEYAIPKVSRFLVEEGIRDKVTLIVSGGIRTAYDVTKAIALGADGVVIGTPEMVALGCIRCGRCESGRGCARGIATTDTEMVKKMDIEWGTQRLINMLHAWRTQIVDILSRFGMSDISELRGRTDLLKHQDYE
- a CDS encoding 4Fe-4S dicluster domain-containing protein; protein product: MSNSATITKIDQSLLEKLDPKGELNLASCLQCGRCSAGCTMRLETDILPHQMNRMVLLGMEEELLSSKAIWTCASCHTCVSRCPMKVNTPALVDRLREMANSAPTQDLEKIRTFNDEMLKSMKLFGRVYEMGMMGFYKMRTRDFFSDLNKFPTMLAKGKMKIFPPRTRARKAVATIFNRVHRVRRAK